A genomic window from Exiguobacterium acetylicum DSM 20416 includes:
- the rpoD gene encoding RNA polymerase sigma factor RpoD — protein MAEKARSEAELLRLAKEELIALGHKNGELSHQKIEDKLSSFESMDAQQFEEFLQLLETEGIKVNNDGTGDEKEEADLNDLSVPPGVKINDPVRMYLKEIGRVDLLNAEDEVELAKRIEQNDEEAKKRLAEANLRLVVSIAKRYVGRGMLFLDLIQEGNMGLIKAVEKFDYTKGYKFSTYATWWIRQAITRAIADQARTIRIPVHMVETINKLIRVQRQLLQDLGREPSPEEISKEMEITPEKVREILKIAQEPVSLETPIGEEGDSHLGDFIEDQDATAPQDAAAYELLKEQLEDVLDTLTDREENVLRLRFGLDDGRTRTLEEVGKVFGVTRERIRQIEAKTLRKLRHPSRSKRLKDFLD, from the coding sequence ATGGCAGAAAAAGCAAGATCAGAAGCTGAATTACTCCGTCTCGCGAAAGAGGAACTCATCGCGCTCGGACATAAAAATGGTGAATTGTCACACCAAAAGATCGAAGACAAACTAAGTTCGTTCGAATCAATGGATGCTCAGCAATTCGAGGAATTCCTTCAATTGCTTGAAACAGAAGGTATCAAGGTCAACAATGACGGTACAGGGGACGAAAAAGAAGAGGCGGATCTAAACGATTTGTCTGTTCCTCCTGGTGTCAAGATCAATGACCCTGTCCGGATGTATCTAAAAGAAATCGGTCGTGTCGATTTGTTGAATGCGGAAGACGAAGTCGAACTCGCAAAACGAATCGAGCAAAACGATGAAGAAGCAAAAAAACGATTGGCGGAAGCAAACTTACGTCTCGTCGTTTCGATTGCTAAACGGTATGTCGGACGTGGCATGTTGTTCCTTGATTTGATTCAAGAAGGAAACATGGGTCTGATCAAGGCGGTCGAGAAATTCGACTATACGAAGGGATACAAATTCTCGACGTATGCAACATGGTGGATTCGCCAAGCAATCACACGTGCGATTGCTGACCAAGCGCGGACAATCCGAATTCCGGTTCACATGGTTGAAACGATCAATAAATTGATTCGTGTCCAGCGTCAACTCTTGCAAGATCTTGGACGTGAACCATCACCGGAAGAAATTTCGAAAGAGATGGAAATCACGCCGGAAAAAGTCCGTGAAATCCTGAAAATTGCGCAAGAACCGGTTTCTCTGGAAACACCAATCGGGGAAGAGGGTGATTCACATCTCGGAGATTTCATCGAGGACCAAGATGCGACAGCACCACAAGATGCTGCGGCATACGAACTCTTGAAAGAACAACTCGAAGATGTGTTAGATACACTGACGGATCGTGAAGAAAACGTCCTCCGTCTTCGTTTTGGTCTTGACGATGGTCGGACACGGACACTTGAAGAAGTCGGAAAAGTATTTGGCGTTACACGTGAGCGGATTCGTCAAATCGAAGCAAAAACACTTCGGAAGTTACGTCATCCGAGTCGTTCAAAACGCTTGAAAGATTTCCTCGATTAA
- the cccA gene encoding cytochrome c550, with the protein MRNPLVPFAAIAVIAIIAMISLSYFGVDQVKEARKGPSTAEMKPEDLFASKGCTGCHGGNLEGGTGPNLTKIGAKLKEDEIKDIAMNGKGQMPGGLANDEEAAVLAKWLAAKK; encoded by the coding sequence ATGCGTAATCCATTAGTACCGTTCGCGGCGATCGCAGTCATCGCCATCATCGCTATGATTTCATTGTCTTACTTTGGGGTCGATCAGGTGAAGGAAGCTCGCAAAGGGCCGTCAACTGCAGAAATGAAGCCAGAAGACTTGTTTGCATCTAAAGGATGTACAGGATGTCACGGTGGAAACTTAGAAGGCGGAACAGGTCCGAACTTAACAAAGATCGGCGCGAAGCTGAAAGAAGATGAAATTAAAGACATCGCAATGAACGGTAAAGGGCAAATGCCTGGCGGTCTTGCGAATGACGAAGAAGCAGCTGTTCTAGCCAAATGGTTAGCTGCTAAGAAATAA
- a CDS encoding tRNA (adenine(22)-N(1))-methyltransferase TrmK: MMQMNVVLDQRLQKVVSYIPQGAILADIGSDHAFVPCFCIQQHKIERAIAGEVNEGPMEAAKGQVALVGLESQIDVRLGSGLSVLKPGEATAITIAGMGGTLIASILEEGKDRLSGAERLILQPNVDAVDVRKWLLTNSYALLSEAIVEENGKIYEILVAERGDETLYSEDETTRQWELFFGPQLMRERAPEFIEKWQIEKQKREYILAQMKQGQATEVLSEKIEAIERLIQKMEEVTN; the protein is encoded by the coding sequence ATGATGCAAATGAACGTCGTATTGGATCAACGACTCCAAAAAGTCGTGTCGTATATTCCACAAGGAGCAATCCTCGCAGATATTGGATCAGATCATGCATTCGTACCATGTTTTTGTATCCAGCAACATAAAATCGAACGCGCGATTGCAGGAGAGGTGAATGAAGGACCGATGGAAGCAGCAAAAGGACAAGTTGCACTGGTTGGGCTCGAGTCCCAAATCGATGTTCGCCTTGGAAGTGGTCTATCGGTTTTAAAGCCGGGCGAAGCAACGGCGATCACGATTGCGGGAATGGGAGGAACTCTGATTGCCTCAATCCTTGAAGAAGGGAAAGATCGGTTGTCGGGAGCGGAACGCTTGATTCTTCAACCGAATGTCGATGCAGTCGATGTCCGGAAGTGGTTGTTGACGAATTCATATGCGTTATTGTCTGAAGCCATCGTCGAGGAGAACGGGAAGATCTATGAAATTCTTGTTGCAGAACGTGGAGATGAAACACTGTACTCAGAGGACGAAACAACACGTCAGTGGGAATTGTTCTTTGGACCACAGTTAATGCGGGAACGTGCACCAGAATTCATCGAAAAATGGCAGATCGAAAAACAAAAGCGGGAGTATATCCTAGCTCAGATGAAACAAGGACAAGCAACGGAGGTTTTATCTGAAAAAATCGAAGCCATCGAACGGTTGATTCAAAAGATGGAAGAGGTGACAAACTAA
- a CDS encoding Nif3-like dinuclear metal center hexameric protein, whose amino-acid sequence MANGNHVIEQFEAFAPKKFALEGDPIGLQIGTLNKDVKRVLVTLDVLESVVDEAIEKKVDLIIAHHPPIFSKLANVTDRSATGRIVTKCIKHDIAVYAAHTNLDVTPGGVNDWMADALGLESCEVLAPTFENTQYKLSVFVPTEAVERVSTALAQAGAGKEGDYSDCQFHVDGTGQFRPLTEATPYIGEAGRLERVSEVRIETIVTELNQKQVIRAMKQAHPYEEVAYDLIRQERPATSLGLGRIGRLPEAMTLREFAEHVRNAFGVQNLRFVGDESRHIQKVAVLGGDGNKYVSTAAFAGADVLVTGDLYFHVAHDAMALGLAVVDPGHHVESVMKEGVVNELKRRFEQKKIDVELLISTANTNPFQFL is encoded by the coding sequence ATGGCGAATGGGAACCATGTCATTGAGCAGTTTGAAGCATTTGCTCCGAAAAAATTCGCACTCGAAGGTGATCCGATTGGTCTACAAATCGGAACATTGAACAAGGACGTCAAACGTGTTCTCGTAACACTTGATGTCTTGGAGTCTGTCGTGGATGAAGCGATTGAAAAGAAGGTCGATCTCATCATCGCGCATCATCCACCGATTTTTAGTAAGTTAGCAAATGTGACGGATCGTTCTGCAACAGGACGGATCGTCACAAAATGTATCAAACACGATATTGCGGTGTATGCTGCGCATACGAACCTTGACGTGACACCAGGCGGGGTCAATGACTGGATGGCAGATGCGCTTGGTCTTGAGTCTTGTGAAGTACTAGCACCGACGTTTGAAAACACGCAATATAAACTAAGTGTCTTCGTACCGACTGAGGCTGTAGAGCGCGTTTCAACAGCCCTTGCACAAGCGGGAGCAGGAAAAGAAGGGGACTATAGTGATTGTCAATTCCACGTCGATGGAACGGGTCAATTCCGACCGTTGACGGAAGCTACCCCGTATATTGGTGAAGCAGGGCGACTCGAACGCGTTTCAGAAGTCCGAATCGAGACGATCGTCACGGAACTGAATCAGAAACAAGTCATTCGAGCGATGAAACAGGCTCATCCATATGAGGAAGTCGCCTATGATCTCATTCGTCAAGAACGTCCAGCAACATCACTTGGTCTTGGGCGGATTGGTCGGTTGCCGGAAGCAATGACGTTGCGTGAATTTGCAGAGCATGTTCGCAATGCGTTTGGTGTACAAAACTTACGCTTCGTAGGAGACGAATCACGCCACATCCAAAAAGTTGCGGTCCTTGGTGGTGACGGCAATAAGTACGTCTCGACTGCAGCATTTGCGGGAGCGGATGTCCTTGTGACAGGCGATCTCTATTTTCATGTTGCGCATGATGCGATGGCACTTGGACTAGCAGTCGTCGATCCAGGACATCATGTAGAGTCGGTCATGAAGGAAGGCGTCGTCAACGAATTGAAGCGTCGATTCGAACAGAAAAAAATCGACGTCGAACTGCTGATTTCAACAGCGAATACGAATCCGTTTCAGTTTTTATGA
- a CDS encoding 4-hydroxy-3-methylbut-2-enyl diphosphate reductase: MLVKKISPRGYCYGVVDAMKLAQQAALNKDLPRPIHILGMIVHNAHVTREFENMGVITVDGPDRLEALETIQEGTVIFTAHGISPAVYARAAEKNLHVVDATCPDVTRTHDLIRQVVADDYEVIYVGKHGHPEPEGAVGVAPEHVHLIEKVEDIDELPPQLAHKKIIVTNQTTMSQWDVQALMEHVRKKYPHVEVHNEICNATQVRQEAVADQAGDCDLVIVVGDPRSNNSNRLAQVSFDIAGTPAHRIGDLTELDLTWLEGVTQVGVTSGASTPTPITKKVIDFLQQYDPADISTHDKTPFLELRRILPKVKVL, translated from the coding sequence ATGCTAGTAAAAAAAATCAGCCCCCGCGGCTATTGTTACGGTGTCGTCGATGCAATGAAACTTGCACAACAAGCGGCATTGAATAAAGACTTGCCACGTCCGATCCATATTTTAGGGATGATCGTCCACAATGCTCACGTGACACGTGAGTTCGAAAATATGGGTGTCATCACTGTCGATGGTCCCGATCGCCTCGAAGCGTTAGAGACGATTCAAGAGGGCACTGTCATCTTTACTGCACACGGCATTTCACCTGCAGTTTATGCGCGTGCTGCTGAGAAGAACTTACACGTCGTCGATGCAACATGTCCTGACGTGACGCGTACGCACGATTTGATTCGACAAGTCGTCGCGGATGATTATGAAGTCATCTACGTCGGCAAACATGGACATCCGGAACCTGAAGGTGCAGTCGGTGTAGCACCAGAGCATGTGCACCTCATCGAAAAAGTCGAAGATATTGATGAACTTCCGCCTCAGCTTGCCCACAAAAAAATCATCGTCACGAATCAGACGACGATGAGCCAATGGGATGTCCAAGCTTTGATGGAACACGTTCGTAAAAAGTATCCGCATGTAGAAGTACACAATGAAATCTGTAACGCAACACAAGTCCGGCAAGAAGCGGTGGCTGATCAAGCAGGAGACTGCGATCTCGTCATCGTCGTCGGGGACCCGCGTTCGAACAACTCGAACCGTTTGGCACAAGTATCCTTCGATATCGCTGGCACTCCAGCGCATCGGATTGGTGATCTAACGGAACTTGACTTAACTTGGCTCGAAGGTGTCACGCAAGTTGGTGTCACATCAGGTGCATCAACGCCAACACCGATCACGAAAAAGGTCATCGATTTCCTACAACAATATGATCCTGCTGATATCAGTACGCATGACAAGACACCGTTCCTTGAATTACGACGCATCTTGCCTAAAGTCAAAGTACTTTAA